In Anguilla rostrata isolate EN2019 chromosome 1, ASM1855537v3, whole genome shotgun sequence, a genomic segment contains:
- the itgb8 gene encoding integrin beta-8 isoform X3, protein MYYLVDVSASMQDNLDRLKTVGITLSERMKEYSSDFRVGFGSFVDKPVSPYISVHPSKIRNPCSDYDTQCRPAHGFIHVLPVTENVTEFTRVIKQQRISGNMDTPEGGFDAMLQAAVCQREIGWRPEAKHLLLVMTDQPSHLALDSKLAGIVVPHDGSCHLENNTYTQTTIMEHPSIGQLAEKLLENSIYSIFAVEQVQYKWYEDLIPLLPGTYLGKLLPKASNLKDLVVEAYKKLLSDVEVEIVIQNNQIHQFWVNITALCPEGSRTQGLSKCSNVRPNQIVYFNITIGMKTCLSLEGDEEVLVIVRPVGFNETTAVRVRPVCGCRCGQRASCLDGEEGSACDDAGDGPGPVQDCQPAGAGPECSGRGACVCGKCSCDHSGLGTIHGKYCQIDNFSCPYEQGLSCGGRGQCVLGECLCVSGWTGESCGCPLSTETCLSEDGRLCSGQGRCICGRCQCDDPRRSGQFCEKCPLCNGSCQSHWRCVLCHLSHDFSVLGATECNRTCSSTVHYVDGILGSSSDSSKLCLYPAERCNCRFQIGSVQGVTEILIGRHPECLASQRYITTFILVFLLTLLLGLSIIALLKFLLIPRSQTPTEPTVAVFHVTNKEKSYVPTPSEKTITYRREQPLEMHIHVHKMPLNPVWQ, encoded by the exons ATGTACTACTTGGTGGATGTGTCAGCATCGATGCAGGATAATCTAGATAGGCTGAAGACTGTGGGAATCACACTGTCAGAGAGGATGAAGGAATATTCCAGTGACTTCCGAGTGGGCTTTGGTTCTTTTGTGGATAAACCCGTCTCTCCGTACATCAGCGTTCATCCTTCAAAAATCAGAAATCCCTGCAG TGACTATGACACCCAGTGCCGCCCAGCACATGGGTTCATCCACGTTCTCCCAGTGACTGAAAACGTGACCGAGTTCACCCGTGTGATCAAGCAACAGCGGATATCTGGGAACATGGACACGCCTGAAGGGGGCTTTGATGCCATGCTACAAGCTGCCGTGTGCCAG AGGGAGATTGGCTGGCGCCCAGAAGCAAAGCATCTCCTCTTGGTTATGACGGACCAGCCCTCTCACCTGGCCTTGGACAGCAAACTGGCTGGCATTGTAGTGCCCCACGATGGTAGCTGCCACCTGGAGaacaacacctacacacagacaaccaTCATG gagcaCCCCAGCATTGGCCAGCTGGCTGAAAAGCTACTTGAAAACAGCATTTATTCCATATTTGCTGTGGAACAGGTGCAATATAAGTGGTATGAG GATCTCATTCCCTTACTGCCAGGTACCTATCTGGGAAAACTACTGCCTAAAGCATCAAATCTAAAAGATTTAGTCGTGGAAGCATACAAG AAGCTCCTTTCAGATGTGGAGGTGGAGATTGTGATCCAGAACAATCAGATCCATCAATTTTGGGTCAACATCACTGCCTTGTGTCCAGAAGGATCCAGAACTCAGGGCCTAAGCAAATGCTCCAATGTCAGACCAAATCAGATT gtttaCTTCAACATCACAATCGGGATGAAAACCTGTCTGAGCCTTGAGGGAGACGAAGAGGTGCTGGTCATCGTCAGGCCTGTGGGATTTAACGAGACGACTGCAGTGAGAGTGAGGCCCGTCTGTGGGTGTCGGTGCGGACAGCGGGCGAGCTGTCTGGATGGGGAGGAGGGCTCGGCCTGCGACGACGCCGGTGACGGACCAGGACCAGTGCAGGACTGCCAGcccgcgggggcggggcccgaaTGCAGCGGCAGGGGGGCGTGCGTGTGCGGGAAATGCTCGTGTGACCACAGTGGCCTGGGGACCATCCATGGCAAATACTGCCAAATTGATAACTTCTCCTGTCCCTACGAGCAGGGCCTGTCCTGCGGAG GACGTGGTCAGTGTGTCCTGGGCGAGTGCCTGTGCGTGAGCGGCTGGACGGGTGAGAGCTGTGGCTGTCCTTTGTCCACTGAGACCTGCCTGTCAGAAGATGGGAGGCTGTGCAGCGGTCAGGGCAGATGCATCTGCGGAAGGTGCCAGTGTGATGACCCCAGGCGTTCTGGGCAGTTCTGTGAGAAGTGTCCATTGTGCAATGGCTCCTGTCAGTCACACTG GAGGTGTGTGCTATGTCACCTGTCACATGACTTTTCTGTCCTGGGAGCAACAGAGTGCAATAGGACCTGTTCTTCTACAGTCCACTATGTTGATGGCATTCTTG GCTCCAGCAGTGATAGCTCCAAGCTTTGCCTCTACCCAGCTGAGAGGTGCAACTGCAGGTTCCAGATTGGCTCTGTGCAGGGCGTCACAGAGATCCTCATCGGCAGGCACCCAG AGTGCCTTGCAAGCCAGCGGTACATTACTACATTCATCTTGGTCTTTCTCCTCACGCTTCTCCTGGGTTTGAGCATCATAGCCCTGCTGAAGTTCCTGCTGATTCCCCGATCTCAGACGCCCACTGAGCCCACCGTGGCAGTGTTCCATGTGACCAATAAG GAAAAGTCCTATGTCCCCACTCCCAGTGAAAAGACTATAACGTACAGAAGGGAACAGCCCCTGGAGATGCACATCCATGTTCACAAGATGCCCCTGAATCCAGTTTGGCAGTGA
- the itgb8 gene encoding integrin beta-8 isoform X2 — MTSWKRYILRCLVLTAVIKTSHSADNDCTSPSIKTCNECLYRGPECGWCFQEGFLDGAQISERCDFVPNLVQKGCELEFIEHPAIRVEVNATLSSTQVTPKEITVQLRAGSETSFVLEVRQLERYPVDMYYLVDVSASMQDNLDRLKTVGITLSERMKEYSSDFRVGFGSFVDKPVSPYISVHPSKIRNPCSDYDTQCRPAHGFIHVLPVTENVTEFTRVIKQQRISGNMDTPEGGFDAMLQAAVCQREIGWRPEAKHLLLVMTDQPSHLALDSKLAGIVVPHDGSCHLENNTYTQTTIMEHPSIGQLAEKLLENSIYSIFAVEQVQYKWYEDLIPLLPGTYLGKLLPKASNLKDLVVEAYKKLLSDVEVEIVIQNNQIHQFWVNITALCPEGSRTQGLSKCSNVRPNQIVYFNITIGMKTCLSLEGDEEVLVIVRPVGFNETTAVRVRPVCGCRCGQRASCLDGEEGSACDDAGDGPGPVQDCQPAGAGPECSGRGACVCGKCSCDHSGLGTIHGKYCQIDNFSCPYEQGLSCGGRGQCVLGECLCVSGWTGESCGCPLSTETCLSEDGRLCSGQGRCICGRCQCDDPRRSGQFCEKCPLCNGSCQSHWRCVLCHLSHDFSVLGATECNRTCSSTVHYVDGILGSSSDSSKLCLYPAERCNCRFQIGSVQGVTEILIGRHPECLASQRYITTFILVFLLTLLLGLSIIALLKFLLIPRSQTPTEPTVAVFHVTNKVYP; from the exons CTGATAACGATTGTACTTCACCTTCCATAAAAACCTGCAATGAGTGCCTCTATCGTGGACCTGAGTGTGGCTGGTGCTTTCAGGAG GGATTTCTAGATGGAGCCCAGATAAGTGAAAGATGTGACTTTGTTCCCAACCTGGTGCAAAAAGGCTGTGAGCTGGAATTTATTGAACATCCTGCCATTAGAGTGGAAGTGAATGCCACTCTATCCAGCACACAGGTGACGCCAAAAGAGATCACAGTTCAGTTACGAGCAG GCAGTGAAACCAGCTTTGTTTTGGAAGTAAGACAGCTGGAACGGTACCCTGTGGACATGTACTACTTGGTGGATGTGTCAGCATCGATGCAGGATAATCTAGATAGGCTGAAGACTGTGGGAATCACACTGTCAGAGAGGATGAAGGAATATTCCAGTGACTTCCGAGTGGGCTTTGGTTCTTTTGTGGATAAACCCGTCTCTCCGTACATCAGCGTTCATCCTTCAAAAATCAGAAATCCCTGCAG TGACTATGACACCCAGTGCCGCCCAGCACATGGGTTCATCCACGTTCTCCCAGTGACTGAAAACGTGACCGAGTTCACCCGTGTGATCAAGCAACAGCGGATATCTGGGAACATGGACACGCCTGAAGGGGGCTTTGATGCCATGCTACAAGCTGCCGTGTGCCAG AGGGAGATTGGCTGGCGCCCAGAAGCAAAGCATCTCCTCTTGGTTATGACGGACCAGCCCTCTCACCTGGCCTTGGACAGCAAACTGGCTGGCATTGTAGTGCCCCACGATGGTAGCTGCCACCTGGAGaacaacacctacacacagacaaccaTCATG gagcaCCCCAGCATTGGCCAGCTGGCTGAAAAGCTACTTGAAAACAGCATTTATTCCATATTTGCTGTGGAACAGGTGCAATATAAGTGGTATGAG GATCTCATTCCCTTACTGCCAGGTACCTATCTGGGAAAACTACTGCCTAAAGCATCAAATCTAAAAGATTTAGTCGTGGAAGCATACAAG AAGCTCCTTTCAGATGTGGAGGTGGAGATTGTGATCCAGAACAATCAGATCCATCAATTTTGGGTCAACATCACTGCCTTGTGTCCAGAAGGATCCAGAACTCAGGGCCTAAGCAAATGCTCCAATGTCAGACCAAATCAGATT gtttaCTTCAACATCACAATCGGGATGAAAACCTGTCTGAGCCTTGAGGGAGACGAAGAGGTGCTGGTCATCGTCAGGCCTGTGGGATTTAACGAGACGACTGCAGTGAGAGTGAGGCCCGTCTGTGGGTGTCGGTGCGGACAGCGGGCGAGCTGTCTGGATGGGGAGGAGGGCTCGGCCTGCGACGACGCCGGTGACGGACCAGGACCAGTGCAGGACTGCCAGcccgcgggggcggggcccgaaTGCAGCGGCAGGGGGGCGTGCGTGTGCGGGAAATGCTCGTGTGACCACAGTGGCCTGGGGACCATCCATGGCAAATACTGCCAAATTGATAACTTCTCCTGTCCCTACGAGCAGGGCCTGTCCTGCGGAG GACGTGGTCAGTGTGTCCTGGGCGAGTGCCTGTGCGTGAGCGGCTGGACGGGTGAGAGCTGTGGCTGTCCTTTGTCCACTGAGACCTGCCTGTCAGAAGATGGGAGGCTGTGCAGCGGTCAGGGCAGATGCATCTGCGGAAGGTGCCAGTGTGATGACCCCAGGCGTTCTGGGCAGTTCTGTGAGAAGTGTCCATTGTGCAATGGCTCCTGTCAGTCACACTG GAGGTGTGTGCTATGTCACCTGTCACATGACTTTTCTGTCCTGGGAGCAACAGAGTGCAATAGGACCTGTTCTTCTACAGTCCACTATGTTGATGGCATTCTTG GCTCCAGCAGTGATAGCTCCAAGCTTTGCCTCTACCCAGCTGAGAGGTGCAACTGCAGGTTCCAGATTGGCTCTGTGCAGGGCGTCACAGAGATCCTCATCGGCAGGCACCCAG AGTGCCTTGCAAGCCAGCGGTACATTACTACATTCATCTTGGTCTTTCTCCTCACGCTTCTCCTGGGTTTGAGCATCATAGCCCTGCTGAAGTTCCTGCTGATTCCCCGATCTCAGACGCCCACTGAGCCCACCGTGGCAGTGTTCCATGTGACCAATAAG GTGTACCCTTGA
- the itgb8 gene encoding integrin beta-8 isoform X1: MTSWKRYILRCLVLTAVIKTSHSADNDCTSPSIKTCNECLYRGPECGWCFQEGFLDGAQISERCDFVPNLVQKGCELEFIEHPAIRVEVNATLSSTQVTPKEITVQLRAGSETSFVLEVRQLERYPVDMYYLVDVSASMQDNLDRLKTVGITLSERMKEYSSDFRVGFGSFVDKPVSPYISVHPSKIRNPCSDYDTQCRPAHGFIHVLPVTENVTEFTRVIKQQRISGNMDTPEGGFDAMLQAAVCQREIGWRPEAKHLLLVMTDQPSHLALDSKLAGIVVPHDGSCHLENNTYTQTTIMEHPSIGQLAEKLLENSIYSIFAVEQVQYKWYEDLIPLLPGTYLGKLLPKASNLKDLVVEAYKKLLSDVEVEIVIQNNQIHQFWVNITALCPEGSRTQGLSKCSNVRPNQIVYFNITIGMKTCLSLEGDEEVLVIVRPVGFNETTAVRVRPVCGCRCGQRASCLDGEEGSACDDAGDGPGPVQDCQPAGAGPECSGRGACVCGKCSCDHSGLGTIHGKYCQIDNFSCPYEQGLSCGGRGQCVLGECLCVSGWTGESCGCPLSTETCLSEDGRLCSGQGRCICGRCQCDDPRRSGQFCEKCPLCNGSCQSHWRCVLCHLSHDFSVLGATECNRTCSSTVHYVDGILGSSSDSSKLCLYPAERCNCRFQIGSVQGVTEILIGRHPECLASQRYITTFILVFLLTLLLGLSIIALLKFLLIPRSQTPTEPTVAVFHVTNKEKSYVPTPSEKTITYRREQPLEMHIHVHKMPLNPVWQ, from the exons CTGATAACGATTGTACTTCACCTTCCATAAAAACCTGCAATGAGTGCCTCTATCGTGGACCTGAGTGTGGCTGGTGCTTTCAGGAG GGATTTCTAGATGGAGCCCAGATAAGTGAAAGATGTGACTTTGTTCCCAACCTGGTGCAAAAAGGCTGTGAGCTGGAATTTATTGAACATCCTGCCATTAGAGTGGAAGTGAATGCCACTCTATCCAGCACACAGGTGACGCCAAAAGAGATCACAGTTCAGTTACGAGCAG GCAGTGAAACCAGCTTTGTTTTGGAAGTAAGACAGCTGGAACGGTACCCTGTGGACATGTACTACTTGGTGGATGTGTCAGCATCGATGCAGGATAATCTAGATAGGCTGAAGACTGTGGGAATCACACTGTCAGAGAGGATGAAGGAATATTCCAGTGACTTCCGAGTGGGCTTTGGTTCTTTTGTGGATAAACCCGTCTCTCCGTACATCAGCGTTCATCCTTCAAAAATCAGAAATCCCTGCAG TGACTATGACACCCAGTGCCGCCCAGCACATGGGTTCATCCACGTTCTCCCAGTGACTGAAAACGTGACCGAGTTCACCCGTGTGATCAAGCAACAGCGGATATCTGGGAACATGGACACGCCTGAAGGGGGCTTTGATGCCATGCTACAAGCTGCCGTGTGCCAG AGGGAGATTGGCTGGCGCCCAGAAGCAAAGCATCTCCTCTTGGTTATGACGGACCAGCCCTCTCACCTGGCCTTGGACAGCAAACTGGCTGGCATTGTAGTGCCCCACGATGGTAGCTGCCACCTGGAGaacaacacctacacacagacaaccaTCATG gagcaCCCCAGCATTGGCCAGCTGGCTGAAAAGCTACTTGAAAACAGCATTTATTCCATATTTGCTGTGGAACAGGTGCAATATAAGTGGTATGAG GATCTCATTCCCTTACTGCCAGGTACCTATCTGGGAAAACTACTGCCTAAAGCATCAAATCTAAAAGATTTAGTCGTGGAAGCATACAAG AAGCTCCTTTCAGATGTGGAGGTGGAGATTGTGATCCAGAACAATCAGATCCATCAATTTTGGGTCAACATCACTGCCTTGTGTCCAGAAGGATCCAGAACTCAGGGCCTAAGCAAATGCTCCAATGTCAGACCAAATCAGATT gtttaCTTCAACATCACAATCGGGATGAAAACCTGTCTGAGCCTTGAGGGAGACGAAGAGGTGCTGGTCATCGTCAGGCCTGTGGGATTTAACGAGACGACTGCAGTGAGAGTGAGGCCCGTCTGTGGGTGTCGGTGCGGACAGCGGGCGAGCTGTCTGGATGGGGAGGAGGGCTCGGCCTGCGACGACGCCGGTGACGGACCAGGACCAGTGCAGGACTGCCAGcccgcgggggcggggcccgaaTGCAGCGGCAGGGGGGCGTGCGTGTGCGGGAAATGCTCGTGTGACCACAGTGGCCTGGGGACCATCCATGGCAAATACTGCCAAATTGATAACTTCTCCTGTCCCTACGAGCAGGGCCTGTCCTGCGGAG GACGTGGTCAGTGTGTCCTGGGCGAGTGCCTGTGCGTGAGCGGCTGGACGGGTGAGAGCTGTGGCTGTCCTTTGTCCACTGAGACCTGCCTGTCAGAAGATGGGAGGCTGTGCAGCGGTCAGGGCAGATGCATCTGCGGAAGGTGCCAGTGTGATGACCCCAGGCGTTCTGGGCAGTTCTGTGAGAAGTGTCCATTGTGCAATGGCTCCTGTCAGTCACACTG GAGGTGTGTGCTATGTCACCTGTCACATGACTTTTCTGTCCTGGGAGCAACAGAGTGCAATAGGACCTGTTCTTCTACAGTCCACTATGTTGATGGCATTCTTG GCTCCAGCAGTGATAGCTCCAAGCTTTGCCTCTACCCAGCTGAGAGGTGCAACTGCAGGTTCCAGATTGGCTCTGTGCAGGGCGTCACAGAGATCCTCATCGGCAGGCACCCAG AGTGCCTTGCAAGCCAGCGGTACATTACTACATTCATCTTGGTCTTTCTCCTCACGCTTCTCCTGGGTTTGAGCATCATAGCCCTGCTGAAGTTCCTGCTGATTCCCCGATCTCAGACGCCCACTGAGCCCACCGTGGCAGTGTTCCATGTGACCAATAAG GAAAAGTCCTATGTCCCCACTCCCAGTGAAAAGACTATAACGTACAGAAGGGAACAGCCCCTGGAGATGCACATCCATGTTCACAAGATGCCCCTGAATCCAGTTTGGCAGTGA